In the genome of Perca flavescens isolate YP-PL-M2 chromosome 21, PFLA_1.0, whole genome shotgun sequence, the window TGGACATAGAGAAAGTAAGATGGAGGAAATGAAAGCGGAGGAAAAGATAGAGGATGAAAACGGGACTAGTTTATTTCATCAGCTTACGGCGCAGAGAAACGATGTGGAAGAAGATATGGTTTGTATTACATTACAGACAAGAGATGAAACTGAAAGTTTTGTTAAGTTAATGTTAATTGTTTTGCTATTGAATTCTGAAATCTAAGATAAATAAATCCTTCCTTTATGCATGTATGGTCctacctgtatgtgtgtagtGTAATATGTGACAAAGTGCTCTGCAGGACTTTCTCTGCGGGACACTCTGCATGTTTTCTAAGACTCTTCTTCATTGTCTCATCTACAGAAGATCGTGCTACAGCGGCTGATAGTGATTGCTCGGCTCCCCCGCGGTCTTGCTGACAGGACAGAACTGGGAGGTCAGCCAGCAATTACCTTTAGAGCTACAAGGACCGAGAGCACAACAGCTCAGTGCAAGATAATTGCTATTCCACTGACAAGATCCCTTTATTCCAGTCAACTATCTAACCACCGTAACCAATTTCATACAGTTTTCCTTCTGGGGAAATGAATGATGATAGTAATTGATGCTAGAAATGTATAGATCTACTCTATTTACTATCGTACAGTAGAATGTACAGAGAAAACATACATTTTCCAACACAAAATCACAAAGATGTGCAACTCTTGCCATCATAGCAGCGAAAGACTGTCTTCTTTTCCTTGTTTGAGtgttttttatatctttcacacCTCTTTATGTGAATAAGTGTGCCTTGTCAGAGCTTTTTGTGGTTGCTGTTCAAGGAATGTTTCGACAAAAAGTCCACAATAAAAGCCCCTGGGAAGGCTGAAACTGTGTGTTGACAACAGATCTTCCTGGTTGTTAGGCGACTCGGTTTCTCAATTGTCTGCAACAAActgttgtgtttgtttccaCGCAGCTTATTATGAAAAACTCAACTTTCAGCTAAGCAAACAGTATATATGGGATCATATGACGGGCCTGCTGTTAATTTATCCATCCTGTCTGCTGCATATCATTGAAGTAAGTTTGATTGTTTATGTATGATGAATATGTGTGATGTGATATCGTGCTCTTGAACTTTTCTGTGTGGCTCTCTTCCAGTCATCCAGGGAGGTTCTGGTTTCTGTTCTGAAAGACCTTAAAGACATGCAACAACAGCCAGACAGGTAATAATGCTTTCTTGTTCTACACCAGAGAATACATAAAAGTCTAAAAATCCATTACAATCCAAACACATTCAGCCTGTTACTGTTATAAAATGTACATGAAATCatgcacattattttttacatccCTTTTTTAGTACCTTGCTGGAAGCTGCCAAGGTTGTGTTCATGGCACATAACCCTCCAAGCAGGCTGTTCCAACAGTGGAGCTACAAGGTTTGATTTTTATCGTTACTTGTGGTCTTTGAAGTTACATTAATATGAGGCAAATACAGATGGGCGACAAATTAAAGTGCATTCATTAAATTTCTCCACGCATTTATTCAGGTATACCATCTAACTTGTCACCCGTCTGTGTGTTTTCCTTATAAATTATAATCTGTATGCATGAGTATTGTTTGATGTTGTTGACTGAAGGTGCTCGATGCAGATCAGGGGGCGGAGGACTCTGTGACTAAGGGAcctgatgaagaggaagagagtaCAGAGACTCTGGTTTGCACTGTCCTGTCTGCGCTGCAGAAACTGGGCGAACATCTTAAAATATCTAAGGTGTGTTTACTTTTAGAGGTTTAGAATGTCTCTGGGGATTCATAGATACATTTCAgcaggttttttttctgttttataaccATAAAATAAAGGAAGTTTAAGAATAGTATTTTCTCTGAATGTACTCTAAGGCTGTTCCTGGGTCAGGGCTGGATACGTCTCCGGGGCCGATTGTCTCTCAGGAGGTTCTCAACAAACTTTTGGCTCGAGAGGAGCTCATGACTCCGCAACAACACCTCCAGATGTACAACTCACCGTTACACATCAGCATGGACTTTGGTAAGAGGCGTATGCCGACTCAGAAAGCATTCCAGCTGAGTTATCAAACATCTTATCAAACACGAATATTAGAAAAAGATTAGTGACTTCATGATGATTGTGTTCATTTCTGCATTGTATCAAGTCAttgggaagaaaaaaagcaaaaggctgGTAAAGCTACACAAAGTCACACTttgctatgttgtatattctGATCGTTCAATAGGACAAGTCATGCGAAGCAGCTGCCTCACTACAGTTTAACACTTTGGACAAAAGGGTCAAAGGTAAGGAATCTCATTATCAAACCTACATTATGCTTGTGTTTTGAATGCGACCAGTGTATGTTTGAGAGACTTTAGGGTTGATGTCAGGCAGGACGCTTTGCGATCAcagaggtctgtctgtctgcacgcCAGGTGCATTCCAGCGCCGTCACCGTGGACACTTGATATCGTGATTTACTTCCCCACTTCACAAATGTAATCGAATGTTTTATGCTTCCGCAGGATGTGTTTGGCCTTCACTAAAGCACCTTGGATGTGACTGAAGGCTTCCTAGCAGATAGAAATCACTGCGACAGTTTTATACCAACATTTAATCAACTGTAGCatttctttctatctttctttcttttgttccaaaattattttatatataaaattagTTTGAGTGAAATAACATTGaacacaatttatttaaaaagcacagaaaatccaagtaatataaaaacatttttaatagtTTCAACATTCGGATGAGGttaattttatttctatcttaCTGTACACTGTGTTCCACTTGGTGACCGGGAGATAGCATGTCCAAGAAAAGGCATTTCCTCTTTACTCCAAACTTTAAAGAGTCCACAGTGTCACGACAGTTTGACACAAAGAACTTTTAAGTCTAAAAAGTTTCCTTGATCACTCATGTGTTCCCTTTTTATTTTGGCCCCCATTACTTGGAacttaaacaacaacaaaaaaaaaagatgactgGAGATGTACTTGCAATGGCTGCATGCACCACAGTGTATTCTACAAACTGTACGAGGAAAAAGCAAACCTGTACGCTTTTGTCTTGTTTGCTGTAGGATTTCAGTGTAAAGTCACAGGAACTTTTCAAGATCTTTGAAGTCCTTAAAAAGCGCATTGATTTCCTGACATTGTTCTCTGTTCAGAGCCAGATGTGCTTTTCTTATttgctatatatataaaaatggtgAAACGTACTGTACCAATGGAACACAGAAGATACATGGTGAAAAAAGCAGTAAATCATGAATGTTTTAAACAAACCGTTGGCAGAGTCGATGGAGAGTTGGACTAAAAAAGGCCGAGGGCAGAACtgaattcttcttcttttataaAGGTCAATCTGTTcacttataaaaaataaatacaagcaCATTTATAGAGGACCAAAGATGAGACATATTTCATAGGCATGGTTAAAAAGCATGCTGCTGAGTTTCACACAGGACAATGTCGAATCAAACACCCCCTCgactcccctccctccctccctccctccctccctccctaaaCTTGGTCATAACACTCTTTTTATCAAATACCCCACCACCCTCTTCTACTTAAAACTAtgtccacaacacacacaatccgCCTTCATCACGAGCGATGAGGTGAACTTCGTCGATCACCGATACATTCCACctattcatgtaaaaaaaaccaAGGCCTTCGTATTTTAGTGCTCAAAAGGTCATGCTTGCAAAAGCTGTAATACTGGAAACTGTCTCTGGAATCTCTCTCCCGACTGTCTCTGCTCGACAGGGCTATTGTTAATAAAGTTGTGTTTGACGAATACTGTATGTACAAGCCTTATTTTAAACCCTTTAGTACAAAACGAAGAGCAGCACATTGTAACACAGAAATCCAGACAAAGACAGGACAGACCATTCACCTCAGCACAGCCAAATTGCAacaatagcttttttttttttaaactgttttgtGGTCAACATAacgttttttgcttttttttttaaatcattaaaatcatAAATACTGGTGATAGCATTTCATGCTGGGTTGATTTAAACTCAGCTGGACGATTGGATTGAATTAATCGGTATGAATTGCAGTAGAGCTGAAACGTTAAGTatattattttgataattgatttatttttctaattgtTGAAGCAGAAATGACAGACATGTATGAGGGCTATAGACCAGGCGAgtaagaaaataatcagcagataattaataattaaaaagtcGCAGCCCTAAATTGTAGAAAATGTCCAAATTGTCCTGtagtttttctgcttttttttgcatgaTCTAATTTTAACCTTTCATGCTTTGTTGAGGAATTGTATGTACAAATGTACCGGCATGTGTCgctgaactgattccaaacacGTAATAATAAAGGCTTTAACTGACCCCACACAAAGGGACACAAGGTACACTTCTTATTTTTTGGAAACACTGGAACAAATGTCTCTGTGTTTTAATCACTTTGATCTTATGAACTTCAACGTGTAGAACTTTTGTGTCGTTgtgatatatattttataccgACATGGACCTGTGTGTCTGAAATAAAGTTGAATTACGTTCTTTAATATTGATCTTGTATCTTATATGGAGGACATGACCGTGTCGAGTTTTGTTTTCAGTCATGTTGTGAAAGCGCGGAGATCTGCTGTCAAACGGTCCAACTGAAAGACAGCGATGCAGCAGTTTCCTTTGCAGAGTCTCTTTTAACCTCTTGAACCCTGCTGGATCGTGCGATTGATCCATCATTACAGCTGCAGGCCGTGTGgacaaaaagtatttaaaatttatttaatatttaaaaagttgccaacaTTTTCAGAAATAAAACTAGCCGCGTTGCATCGTTGGAAAACGTATAGAATGGGGCGCCTGCGTAGCTCACCttgtagagcgtgcgcccacaTT includes:
- the tex47 gene encoding testis-expressed protein 47 isoform X2, with the translated sequence MATSQKIKSFSWGRGDSEDEESSRMTMFDVLHGEMREKIVLQRLIVIARLPRGLADRTELGAYYEKLNFQLSKQYIWDHMTGLLLIYPSCLLHIIESSREVLVSVLKDLKDMQQQPDSTLLEAAKVVFMAHNPPSRLFQQWSYKVLDADQGAEDSVTKGPDEEEESTETLVCTVLSALQKLGEHLKISKAVPGSGLDTSPGPIVSQEVLNKLLAREELMTPQQHLQMYNSPLHISMDFGQVMRSSCLTTV
- the tex47 gene encoding testis-expressed protein 47 isoform X1 yields the protein MATSQKIKSFSWGRGDSEDEESSRMTMFDVLHGEMREKIVLQRLIVIARLPRGLADRTELGGQPAITFRATRTESTTAQCKIIAIPLTRSLYSSQLSNHPYYEKLNFQLSKQYIWDHMTGLLLIYPSCLLHIIESSREVLVSVLKDLKDMQQQPDSTLLEAAKVVFMAHNPPSRLFQQWSYKVLDADQGAEDSVTKGPDEEEESTETLVCTVLSALQKLGEHLKISKAVPGSGLDTSPGPIVSQEVLNKLLAREELMTPQQHLQMYNSPLHISMDFGQVMRSSCLTTV